Below is a window of Neodiprion virginianus isolate iyNeoVirg1 chromosome 4, iyNeoVirg1.1, whole genome shotgun sequence DNA.
GTACAATGACCTAAAACTaatcattaatattttttacttttattttcatgataTAATAGGTCGAAATGCACTCAGAGATAAAGAACATAAACTAAGCTCTCAGTTGTGCTTGATCGTCCAGACATTAAAGACATTGTCTAATATTTCAATATCACCTGGAGTCAACGCGGATGCAGTATTCAAGAACTTGCAAAATCTATTCAGTACACTTAGCATGTACACGAGATACTTTTACAACAAATCAACAGCCCAAAATCCCGTCTTCCAAGCCGTTAGGTGAGGCTCGTTATtacgtgtaaaatataatGGTATTTTCGACTGATTTCGGACAGAATGAGAGAACCAAACATTCAGGCGATTGATCTTTTCAATATGCAAGCAATAAAGTGCATTTCCAAAGCATTTTCCGTGGGAAATATGGATAGAGTCCAGAAGAAACGAATATGGCATTACGCAAGTAACTGAGTTGTGATGAGAAAAGTGACAGAGTGCTTGCTCTCGAACTGCTATCTTACattgaaaacaacaaaatataaaTCTCCTGTCAGTGCGTCGGTAAATTTGGAAATGAATTGCCTTTCTGCACCTCCTGTGTATTCGAATATCCAAACTATTCGCTTTACTTTCTCAAGTAAGCTTGAAAAATCACAGTACTGTTTGCACCTTGAATCGTCCTGATCGactatgaaaaatatatgcaaTTTCACAAGAATCAACGCCTAATGATGTACTAAAATTGTACTCACTGTATGGTTATACCAATTAGTAAAAACGCTATGGACATCTAATCTTTGACTATATCAAATGGAACATGCATAAAATTTCCAGGTTTGTCCCACTGGTAAAACTAGCCGGAAAGCCACTTGCTAAGACATTATACAGCCTTATAACACACATTGAGGTAAGGGAAATTGTAATTGTTGAACTTCAAgtaaatcatatttttaacCTTCATCTTATCTTACTAAAAGGAAAATCAAAGAATCAAATCCAAGTCAAAAATAGTAGACTCATACGCACAAAGGAGCAAAGTATTGAAGGAAACCAAACTCATACCTAAAGTAGTATACGAGATCGAGCAATTTGGAAAGAATGTATTGCTGCTAAGTAAAAAAACTAAGGTAAGATTACAACTGGTAATGATGCAGCATGAAAAGTTCAACTAAAAAGTGATTCGATAAAATATTCTACTACAGcctattaaaaataaattttcacttccATTCTTGCAGGCAGGTTTGGAAGAGTACGTTAATTACAGTATTACACGAGattttagaataaaaaatccagTTCTCATGAAAGGTCTGGAGGAATTGGATGTTAGTATGGTGAGTTCCAGCTTTTGTGCAAAGATTCGGTACTTTCATTTTCGTTATTCAATACGAAACTATCGATGGAAATATGATGGTTTCATAAGATCCTCTTacattccaaattttttatatccattaatctacatttttaattgataCATGTCTTGACAtatttaattctttttatgcattttattCTATGCaacaaattttctataaaGTGGTTTGCGGGAAAGTTTAAAATTTGGTATTAAAATCAGGTAGACGAAAAAGTTGGATCTATTGGGAACGAAATAGTTCATTTCGCTACATGCACCATAGGTACTGTTTAAATCAGGGGTATGCAAAAAATGGTTGAATCGAAACAAATTGAATAACGAAACTCAAGTCAAAAGTCCACTCAAATATTCGAACATTCCattaattcataattttttacgtgtccgaatttttagaatttttttcaacggtttGAATGGCTGAAATAGTAAGAATGATTGCAATTATTCCATTTGACAATTTATCAACAGCCCTTGGAAATCATCGAGCGTTATATATTTCACTCGAAACAAGGCAATAACACTAGTAGGTTAGTTACGACCTCATTGTGGGTTAAAGAGACCAGTAAAATTGAACTAAAACGCAAATTACTTAAAACATTCGCAATATAGTTATTTGATTCATATcatattgaatttcttttaacTTTTAAATATTTAGCATCTAGGCAGCTTTGCTTAGACATTGGGCGTAAACTAATATcattaatataaattgaaacacttgatcaaaaattcaactaGTTGCATAATTCTATTTATCCACCACTAATGTTTTGTTTAAACCgctatttttttgtttactatTGTCATTAGCTAACCACTCAAGGCACAAGTACCAGTACTTCAAAATCAGGTCAATCCCCTGAAAATTCAGATGCAGAAGGTAACACACCTGAACCGCcattaaaaaaatccaagaCAACACGTCAATCGCAGAAGTTGTAAGAGGtcacagaaaaaattttacataagGTTtgatacaatattatattgttAAACAGATGCTGCGCGTCAGGCTTTTAtcaatacaaatttttatatttttgtatttaaataataagtTCTTGATGAAATTACAATAAACGATGTGTTACAGAAATAGACATTTAATTTCTTTGtccgttaattattattattaatattatatctaTTATACATTAATGTATTAACTATACATTATACTtggtaagtaaaaaaaaataatgtattctTCACTCTCAGGAATACAAACACTTTTAAAAGTGATAAATAGATTGCTGTTTACGCAACAAAATCGAGTGGCCTATTAAAACCACCTTTGCGATTCATGTATTGTCTATATTTTCGTTTAAGGATAACGTGGACAGCTCCAATGTCATTGCCTTCGACTTTTTTACCTTTCGTCGTGTCAAATCCGCAGAATCCCATTAAACGCATCATATCCTGTTCCTCAGGAGTTTTTCCTTGGAGATCAGCCTCTGTAATTAGCAAATGAtaatgaattgttttttgcGTCGTTGGAGCACACTTTTATTGCATgagcatttttaatttctacaTTCATCTCACTGATTCTGACAGTATGAGATGGATGAAGTTTAAAGGGGTTTTGACTGCAGCATTTTCAAATTGGTAGACACTTTTTGAGGTTATAGCATCTCTGAGGCCCTccacttttttatttcttcattacCATCTTTAAGTTACGAACAATTCAAACTTGATATAGTTCCACCAATTGTATAATAGtcaaaatattcttaaaaattgtatttacatTTCTAGCAAATGCAGTTACGTTTTGCAGTAAActttgtacatataatataaaaaaaaaaaaaaaatcaattatttttctgagTTTAAGCATAATACTTCAAAGTAAAAGCCTTAAATCTTTCCAGTCTCCCCCTCAGTTATTAAACCTATCCATCAATTTCGTAAAGCAAACACATATTATTGAGGAAACCATTAATTCTTGAACATTTAGACTGTGAGGTGCGATAGTAGTCGAACATTAACAGATTTGACAAGTAGATCAAACTGGATCTTTCAGGGTAACTACTGACTGAAATTGCCTCTACAATTGCTTGAACTAACAACCAACCTGTAATAATGGGACGTTCGGCAGTAGGAGGCTTAAATTTTGGTTTAGGTCTTTCTCGGTCCCTGGATCTGGATCTGCTGTAAGATCTTCTATGTCTGTCGCGCTCCCTGTCGCGCTCTCTATCACGTTCTCGTGACTTAACTCTATCCCGATCGCCAGAtctatgatgaaaaaaagaacacattattttatacacaactGAGAACTTTTTATAGAACAATCTGCAATGTATTAAAATGGAGTGGGATATGTAGGCAGAAAATTTAGCCCCTACACTATTGACTTCTTCTTGAAATGGCGAAAAAAAGAGTAAACAATTCGTTATTTGGACACTAGTTTGCATTACTTTTCCACTCGCAAGCTTTTAATACTCGCACAAACGTTACAATGGTAAATCTCTTTGAATATAGGTATCGAAATATTTACCTTCGCCTTCTGTCCCTGGATCGTCTTCTTCGTCGGTCACGATCCCTGTCTCTCTCGCGAGACCGATCTCTCCGTCTACCTGGAGATGGGGTTCGACTACGACCCATTTGAAGAGCTCGTAGTTTCACTTCCACACAACTTGAGGTGTAGTGTAGTACTGAGCCATCGTGCCAAAGAGTCAGAATTTATACAGCGTAACTTATAGTGCATATTTTCACCGCTAGGTGTAATTCTTAAGCCACGCCTCTGCGAGGGATCGCAGTGGGCCCACGGGTGGGGGGTTGGTTGGATTATGGCGCATGTTTGGTAAATGTGTACCGCAGGTAGGTGATATTAGGAAATAGCCCGTCGGCCCATTACGGGCCCACAGTTCcgcgaataattaaaagaaatgAGGTATCCGATAAGTAATGAAGATAGGTTCGCAGGTAGGTAATAAAAATAGGTAATGGCCGACCGGCCATTTTCTAGTATTACTTACCTGCGGGACACTGTTACAATTGCATAGACGATTTCTACAGAATTTCACGACGGCTGGCaaattttgtatgaaaatttaatctaTCACAAATATTGTTATGCTATGTATGAACATTTAATTTACCAC
It encodes the following:
- the LOC124302162 gene encoding U4/U6.U5 small nuclear ribonucleoprotein 27 kDa protein isoform X1, which encodes MGRSRTPSPGRRRDRSRERDRDRDRRRRRSRDRRRRSGDRDRVKSRERDRERDRERDRHRRSYSRSRSRDRERPKPKFKPPTAERPIITEADLQGKTPEEQDMMRLMGFCGFDTTKGKKVEGNDIGAVHVILKRKYRQYMNRKGGFNRPLDFVA
- the LOC124302162 gene encoding U4/U6.U5 small nuclear ribonucleoprotein 27 kDa protein isoform X4; protein product: MGRSRTPSPGRRRDRSRERDRDRDRRRRRSRDRRRRSGDRDRVKSRERDRERDRERDRHRRSYSRSRSRDRERPKPKFKPPTAERPIITEADLQGKTPEEQDMMRLMGFCGFDTTKD
- the LOC124302162 gene encoding U4/U6.U5 small nuclear ribonucleoprotein 27 kDa protein isoform X2 produces the protein MGRSRTPSPGRRRDRSRERDRDRDRRRRRSRDRRRRSGDRDRVKSRERDRERDRERDRHRRSYSRSRSRDRERPKPKFKPPTAERPIITEADLQGKTPEEQDMMRLMGFCGFDTTKGRCFLTASYAA
- the LOC124302162 gene encoding U4/U6.U5 small nuclear ribonucleoprotein 27 kDa protein isoform X3; translation: MGRSRTPSPGRRRDRSRERDRDRDRRRRRSRDRRRRSGDRDRVKSRERDRERDRERDRHRRSYSRSRSRDRERPKPKFKPPTAERPIITEADLQGKTPEEQDMMRLMGFCGFDTTKGD